TGACCTGTGACGAATACCCCTGTAGCATCCGATGTCCATCAAACGTTTGATGTTCAACGACACTTCAGAACGAAGTTCACCTTCTATTTTGTAGTAAGATACCGCGTCACGGATGGCACCGATCTGATCGTCGTTCCAATCCTGAACTTTAATATCCTCGCTTACGTTGGCTTTTGCCAAAATCTCGCTGGCACGGCTCTTTCCAATTCCGAAGATATAGGTCAAAGCGATTACGCCTCTTTTGTTTTTTGGGATGTCTACCCCTGCTATTCTTGCCATAATTATCCTTGTCTTTGTTTAAATCTAGGATTCTTTTTGTTGATTACGTATAATCTGCCTTTTCTGCGAACGATGACGCATTCGGCGCTTCTTTTCTTAACTGATGCTCTTACTTTCATTTTAGTTTAGCTTTCGCTTTCAGCTTCCGGGATCCATCATTAACCTGGGGCTAACTACTGGCGGCCGACTGCTGACAGCTATTAATATCTATAAGTAATTCTTGCTTTTGACAAATCGTAAGGACTCATTTCCAGTTTCACTTTATCACCAGGTAATAACTTGATGTAATGCATACGCATTTTTCCGGAGATGTGGGCGATTACGATATGCCCGTTTTCTAATTCCACACGGAACATCGCATTTGACAATGCTTCAATGATTGATCCGTCCTGCTCTATTGCTGCCTGTTTAGCCATAAATAATTAAGCTACCGCTTTCCTGTTTTTACCGCTTTTCATCAAGCTGTCGTAGTGCCTGTTCAATATATATGAATTGATTTGCTGGATTGTATCAATCGCAACCCCAACCATAATGATCAGCGACGTACCTCCGAAGAACATTGCCCATTGCTGCTGTACTCCTGCATTGTGCACTACTGCCGGGAACACGGCGATAAGTGCGAGGAATAAAGAACCAGGGAATGTAATCAAAGACATGATCTTATCCAGGTAATCCGAAGTTTCCACACCCGGCCTGATGCCTGGGATAAATCCGCTGCTCCTTTTCAGGTCATCGGCCATCTTGTTTGTAGGCACGGTGATCGCAGTATAGAAATACGTGAAAATAATAATCAGCAAGGCAAACACGAGGCAGTACCAAAAGCCGAATACGTTGCTGAACTCTGCCGCAATGGATTGCGAAAGGTCAGACTGTGACAATTTAGCCAGCGCAGCCGGGATGAACATGATTGCCTGGGCAAAGATGATTGGCATAACCCCTGAAGCATTCAGCTTTAAAGGGATAAACTGCCTGTTTGCACCATTAGCATCCTGCTCGAACTCCCCTGACACGGTTCTTCTCGCGTATTGTACCGGAATCTTCCTCACCGCCATTACGAGCAATACGCAGGAAATGATTACCAGCAACCACACAATAATTTCGATGACCAATAGCATCGGTCCGCCATTATTGTTTGTAATCGTCGAGGTGAACTCCTGTGCAAAAGCCTGGGGCATCCTGGCTAAGATTCCCACCATAATCAATAATGAGATTCCGTTGCCAATTCCCTTATCAGTGATTTTTTCCCCAAGCCACATCGCAAATATCGTACCGGTTACGAGAATCGCTACCGAAATAAACAGGAAGTAGAAAGAGAAAAACTCAGGATTAAAAGCCGTTGCCGGTAAGGTCTGCCTTAGGTTATAGATGTAACCAGGGCCCTGTACCAAAGTAATCGCGATAGTCAGCCAACGCGTGATCTGGTTCAGCTTTTTCCTTCCGCTTTCTCCGTCTTTCTGTAGTTTCTGAAGATAAGGAATCGCAATTCCCATCAACTGTACCACGATCGATGCAGAGATATAAGGCATGATACCAAGCGCAAGGATAGACGCTTTGGAGAAAGCACCACCGGTAAACATATCCAGGATGGAACCGATACCGTTTTTGGTTTGTCCGGTCAGTCCGTCCAACTGTGTCGCATCAATACCCGGCAGTGTGACGTGTGCACCAAAACGATAAACGAGTAACAGGCCGAGCGTAAACACGATCCTGTTCCTCAATTCGTCGATTTTCCAGACATTGGCTAAAGATTCGAAAAATTTCTTCATAATGACAGAAATTATAAGGTTACGGCTTCACCACCTGCAGCTTCAATGGCCGCTTTGGCTGTAGCAGTAAATTTGTGAGCAGTTACTTTTAATTTTGCTTTCAGTTCACCTCTCCCCAACACTTTTACCATTTCATTTTTGGTGGCCAGACGATTGCCAACGAACACAGTCATATCGACTGCATCGGTCACAATACCGTTATCTACCAATGATTGTAACGTATCAAGATTTACACCCTGGTACTCCACACGGTTGATGTTTTTGAAACCAAACTTAGGCACACGTCTCTGAAGTGGCATCTGACCTCCTTCGAAACCAATCTTTTTAGAGTATCCTGAACGGGATTTTGCTCCCTTGTGACCACGTGCAGCGGTACCACCTTTTCCGGAACCTTCTCCGCGACCTACCCTTTTATTCTGATTGTGGGTTGAACCCTCAGCAGGTTGTAAGTTACTTAAATTCATAAGGATAATTTATTATTTAACTTCCTCTACGGAAACTAAGTGTTTTACTTTATTTATCATTCCAAGGATTGCAGGATTTGACTCATGCTCCACAACCTGGCCCATTTTACGAAGGCCTAAAGCTTCAAGTCCCCTTTTTTGTGTAAGCGGACAGTTGATTTTGCTTCTAACTTGTTTTACTCTTAACTTTGCCATATTTCCTGTAATTATCCTTTAAATACTTTCTCTAAAGAAACACCCCTCTGTTTTGCAACAGTATGCGCACTCCTCATCTGCAACAAAGCATCGAAAGTCGCTTTTACCACGTTATGTGGGTTTGATGATCCTTGTGATTTTGACAATACGTCGTGAATACCTACCGACTCGAGTACCGAACGAACGGCACCACCGGCGATAACTCCCGTACCATGCGAAGCAGGCATCAGGAACACACGCGCACCACCAAATTTTCCTTTTTGTTCGTGTGGAACAGACTGTCCGCTCAAAGGAATCTTCACCAGGTTTTTCTTTGCATCTTCCACCGCTTTAGCGATTGCTTCAGAAACGTCTTTTGATTTTCCCAATCCGTGACCTACTACCCCATTTTCATCACCTACAACTACAATAGCAGAGAAACCGAATGCACGACCTCCTTTTGTAACTTTGGTAACACGATTTACACTAACCAGACGATCTTTGAGTTCCAGTCCGCTTGGTTTTACAGATTCTATATTTCTATTTTTCATAATAAATTAGAATTTAAGTCCAGCGGCCCTTGCGCCTTCTGCTAATGATTGAATACGACCGTGGTATAAGTAACCACCCCTGTCGAATGTAACTGTTTCGATTCCGGCCTTCAATGCTTTCTCAGCAACCAGTTTTCCAACTTCGGCTGCAGTAGCTACATTAGTACCCTTATTTACTCCTTTTTCTCTTGAAGAGGCTGCCAATAAAGTCACTCCGTTCACATCATCAATGAGCTGTGCGTAGATTTCTTTATTGCTCCTGAATACAGATAGTCTTGGTTTTGCAGCAGTTCCGCTTACAATCTTTCTGATTCTGAATTTGATCCTCTGTCTTCTATCGGATTTTGTTAATGACATAATCTTTAAAATTTTTAAGCTGATTTACCTGCTTTTCTTCTTAATACTTCACCTACGAACTTAACTCCTTTTCCTTTGTAAGGCTCAGGACGACGGAAACCACGGATTTTCGCGGCTACGGCACCCAAAAGTTGCTTGTCATGGGAAGTTAACTTGATAATCGGGTTCTTACCTTTCTCAGAAACGGTCTCTACCGCTACTTCAGGTGCGATATCGATAACGATGTTGTGAGAAAAACCTAAAGCAAGATCCAGTTTCTGACCTTGGTTTGAAGCCCTGTAACCCACACCCACCAATTCCAATTCTTTGGTGAAACCTTCAGAAACACCTACAACCATATTGTTGATCAGCGCCCTGTAAAGACCGTGTTTCGATCTTTGGTCCTTGGAATCTGAAGACCTTTCCACTAAGACCTGGTCTCCTTCCATTTTTATTTCCACGTCAGCGAAATCCTGTGTCAGCTGACCTTTTTTTCCTTTTACGGTAACCATGCCGTCCTTTACTTCAACAGTAACGCCTGCAGGGATTGTAACCGGGTTTTTACCTATTCTTGACATCTTCTAATCTTTTTTAGTTAGTATACGTAACAGATAACCTCACCACCTACATTCAGTTGTTTCGCTTGCTTACCGGTCATAAGACCTTTAGAAGTGGAAACAATGGAAATACCTAATCCGTTAAGGATTCTAGGCAATTTGGCAGCACCTGCGTACTTACGTAAACCTGGTTTACTAATTCTTTGGATATCCTTGATTACAGGCTCTTTGGTATCTTTATCATACTTCAAAGCGATTTTGATGGAACCCTGAACGGTGTTGTCCTCAAACTTGTAACTCAGGATGTAACCCTGATCAAATAAGATCTTGGTAATCTCTTTTTTAAGATTAGAAGCAGGGATTTCAACGACTTTGTGGTTTGCAGCCACAGCGTTACGTACCCTTGTCAAATAATCCGCGATTGGATCTGTGTACATATAATTGAAATTGCGGTTTTGGTATTCATGCCGGACCATCCGACAGAACCTGAAACCATTAAACTTAGTAATTAATCAACAGACAGTTGTAAGTTGCCCGTTAAAAGCGTGCAAACTTACAACTATCTGTTGAATTATCAAAATGGTAAAAAAAATTTACCAGCTGGCCTTCTTTACACCCGGAATTAATCCCATGTTTGCCATTTCACGGAAAGTTACACGTGAAATACCAAACTGACGCATATAACCCCTTGGTCTTCCTGTCAGCTTGCAACGGTTGTGCAAACGTACCGGTGAAGCGTTTTTCGGCAATTTCTGCAAGCCTTCGTAATCTCCGGCCTCTAACAAAGCCTTCCTTTTTTCAGCATACTTCGCTACCGTTTTCTCTCTTTTCACCTCGCGGGCTTTCATTGATTCTTTAGCCATGTCTTAATTCTTTTTAAAAGGTAAACCTAATTCAGCCAACAACGATTTTGCTTCTTTGTCTGTAGCAGCAGTCGTCACGAAAGTGATGTCCATACCAGTGATCTTGTTCACTTTATCTATATCGATCTCCGGGAAGATGATCTGCTCCAACACACCAAGGTTGTAGTTTCCACGTCCGTCAAAGCCGGTAGCCTTGATTCCGCTGAAATCACGAACACGTGGCAGCGCCGAAGTAATCAGCCTGTCAAGGAACTCATACATTCTTTCGCCACGAAGGGTCACTTTAGCACCGATAGGCATGCCTTTCCTCAATTTGAACGACGCAACGTCTTTCTTAGAGATGGTGGAAACTGCCTTTTGTCCGGTGATCTTAGTCAATTCATCTACAGCATAATCGATCAGTTTCTTGTCAGAAACAGCTGCACCAACTCCTTTACTCAAAACGATCTTCTCAAGTTTAGGAACCTGCATCACGTTTTTGTAACCGAATTCTTCTTTAAGAGCAGACACAACGCGGTCTTTATACTCTTGTTTTAGTCTTGGAATATATGCCATCACTATGCTTTATTAGCTTTCTTTGATTCTTTTTTCGCTCCTTTAGCCGGTGCTGTACCTTCTACCTTTGACAGGTTGGAAATGTGGATCGGAGCTTCTTTCTTAACGATGCCGCCTTGTGGGTTTTTAGCGCTTGGCTTAGTGTGCTTGGACACCATGTTCACCCCTTCAACGATCGCCTTGTTTTTCTCAGGATACACACGTGAAACTGTTCCCGTAGTACCTTTGTGGTCACCTGCAATTACTTTTACAGTGTCTCCGCTTTTTATTTTTAGCTTTATCATCTCAAAATAAATTAAAGCACTTCTGGTGCCAGTGATACAATTTTCATGAATTGCTTTTCACGAAGTTCTCTCGCAACCGGACCAAAAACACGGGTTCCCCTCATTTCGCCCTGCGCGTTCAGAAGAACACATGCATTATCGTCGAAACGGATGTAAGAACCATCGGCTCTTCTTACCTCTTTTTTGGTACGTACAACAACTGCAGTTGAAACCGCTCCTTTTTTAACGTTTCCGTTTGGAGTGGCATCCTTAATTGAAACTACAATCTTATCTCCGACAGAGGCGTAACGACGTTTCGTTCCACCCAGGACACGAATAGTCAAAACTTCTTTTGCTCCCGTGTTGTCTGCTACTTTTAATCTTGATTCCTGTTGTACCATAATTACTTAGCTCTTTCAATGATTTCAACCAATCTCCAATTTTTGGTTTTACTTAAAGGACGCGTCTCGTGTATCCTTACCGTATCGCCAATATTGCAGTCATTTTTTTCGTCGTGTGCAACAAATTTCTTTGTTTTCAATACGAACTTACCGTATAACGGGTGCTTTACTTTAGTGACCTGTGACACAACAATGGACTTGTCCATCTTGTTTGAGGTAACCACACCTATTCTCTCTTTTCTTAAGTTTCTTTTATCTTCCATTTTTGCAGGATTATTGTTGCTCTCTTTTGCCCAATTCAGTAGCCAGTCTTGCAACTGTCCTTCTTACACTTCTGATTTGAAGCGGATTCTCTATAGGAGAAATAGCGTGGGCCATTTTAAGATCGTTATAGGTCTTTTTAGTCTGGCTCAGTTTTTCCTGCAATTCAGCAACGGAAAGATCTTTAATTTCTGTTTGTTTCATAATGCTATAAATTATGCTTCGAAATCTCTTGCAACTACGAATTTGGTCTTAACCGGCAATTTTTGTGCAGCCAGACGCAAAGCTTCCTTGGCAACTGACAATGGCACACCACCGACCTCAAACATGATTCTTCCCGGTTTTACAACGGCAGCCCAATATTCAACGGCTCCTTTACCTTTACCCATACGTACCTCAAGAGGCTTTTTGGTGATAGGCTTATCCGGGAAAATTTTGATCCATAATTGACCCTCCCTTTTCATGTAACGGGTTGCAGCAATACGCGCAGCCTCGATTTGACGGGAAGTCAAAAACATACCATCTTCGTGTACAGATTTAATTCCGAACATTCCGTTTGAAAGTTCATGCCCTCTGTTGGCATTCCCCTTCATTCTACCTTTTTGTACCTTACGGTATTTTGTTCTTTTAGGCTGTAACATTTTCTTTACTTTTTAAAATTACTTTCTTTTACGGTCTCCGCCGCCACCTGGTTTCCTGTCCTTGTTGAAAGGCTTGCGATCACCCCTTGGGCCATCGTTGCGCTTGTCACCACCGGTACCAGACTTCTGCTTGTCCATTCCGACAAGTGGAGAAAGATCTCTCTTACCGTAAACTTCACCTTTCATGATCCATACCTTGATACCCATACGACCGTAAGTCGTGTGCGCTTCAGCCAAAGCATAGTCAATATCGGCCCTGAAAGTTGAAAGAGGAATACGTCCTTCTTTGAAACCCTCTGAACGTGCCATCTCAGCCCCGTTCAAACGTCCGGAAATCAAAACCTTGATGCCTTCAGCGTTCATACGCATAGAGGCAGCAATAGCCATTTTGATTGCCCTTCTGTAAGAAATACGGCTTTCGATCTGACGGGCGATGCTTGATGCAACTAAAAAAGCATCCAGTTCAGGTCTTTTGATTTCAAAGATGTTGATTTGAACCTCCTTGTCAGTAACCTTCTTCAATTCCTCTTTCAGCTTGTCTACCTCCTGGCCGCCTTTCCCAATAATAATACCGGGACGGGCAGTGGTGATAGTAACGGTTACAAGCTTCAAAGTTCTCTCGATGATTACTTTTGATACACTAGCTTTAGATAGACGGGCGTGGATGTACTTCCTGATTTTGTAATCCTCGGCGATCTTATCACCGTAGTCATTACCTCCAAACCAGTTAGAGTCCCATCCCCTGATGATCCCAAGTCTGTTTCCGATTGGATTTGTCTTTTGTCCCATTTCTCTTAGTTGCTTTGTGTGTTATCTAATTGTCCCAACACGATTGTTACGTGGTTGGAACGCTTTCTAATTCTGTGTGCCCTTCCTTGCGGCGCAGGACGAAGCCTTTTGAGCATCATACCTCCGTCAACACGGATTTCTTTCACGATCAAGCCTGCTTCTGCAACGTTTCCGTCAGCATTTTTCTGCTCCCAGTTGTTGATTGCAGATAACAACAGTTTTTCAAGCTTGCGTGAAGCCTCTTTGGTGCTGAACCTTAAGATGTTCAACGCCCTTTCAACCTTCTGACCTCTTACCAAGTCCGCTACCAAGCGCATTTTTCTAGGTGAAGTAGGGCAGTTATTCAACTTTGCGAAAGCAATCTGCTTGTTAGCTTCTTTGATGCCTTCGGCTCTTTCTCTTTTACGAACTCCCATTGCTTCTTATTTTTTACCTTTATTTTTTGCTCCAGCGTGACCACGGAATGATCTTGTTGGCGAAAATTCTCCTAATTTATGACCTACCATGTTTTCTGTTACGTAAACCGGTACAAACTGACGACCGTTGTGTACAGCGATCGTTTGTCCTACGAAGTCAGGTGTAATCATGGAAGCGCGAGACCAGGTCTTTACTACGCCTTTGTTACCCTTTTCAATATTCTCCTGAACTTTTTTGTCTAACTTGTAGTGAACAAAAGGTCCTTTTTTTAATGAACGTGCCATATCTTATTATTTCTTTCTACGTTCTACGATATACTTATTACTCGGGTTTTGCTTCGCACGCGTCCTGTAACCTTTAGCTGGCAATCCTTTTCTTGAACGCGGATGTCCACCTGAAGAGCGTCCTTCTCCACCACCCATTGGGTGATCGACAGGGTTCATCGCTACCGGCCTTGTTCTTGGCCTTCTGCCCAACCATCTTGTCCTACCGGCTTTACCGGAAACGATCAACTGGTGGTCAGAGTTTGAAACTGCTCCAATAGTTGCCGAACAGGTCAAAAGGATCAACCTTGTCTCTCCTGAAGGCATCTTGATTGTAGCATACTTTCCGTCCCTTGCCATCAATTGTGCAAAAGTTCCGGCAGAACGGGCGATAACCGCTCCCTGCCCCGGGCGTAATTCAATACATGAAATTACGGTTCCCAATGGAATTTTGCTCAATGGCAATGTATTACCGATTTCAGGTTGCGCTTCAGCTCCGGAAACTAATTTCTGGCCTACCTGCAATCCGTTTTGGGCAATAATATAAGTTTTCTCACCATCGGCGTAAGCCAATAAGGCGATGAACGCAGTCCTGTTTGGATCATACTCGATCGACTTCACCGTAGCAGGAATTCCATCCTTGGTACGTTTGAAATCAATAATACGATAACGCTGCTTGTGACCACCACCCGTATAACGCATGGTCATCTTTCCTTGACTATTTCTACCTCCTGAGTTTTTTATCGGTGCGATCAATGAACGCTCCGGCTTATCAGTTGTAATAGCGTCAAAACTATTCACAACTCTAAATCGCTGGCCCGGGGTAATAGGTTTTAATTTTCTAACTGACATAGTGCTGCCTTATTATTAGATGTTGTTGTAAAAATCTATTGTTTCTCCTTCTTGTACTTGTACGATTGCTTTCTTGAATGCATTCGTCTTTCCACTGATCATACCGCTTTTGGTGTATTTCGTACTCCTGTCCGGACGAACGTTCATGGTATTCACGCTAACTATCGTTACGCCATAAGCAGCTTCAACAGCTTTCTTAATCTGTACTTTGTTGGCTTTTTTATCTACCACGAACCCGAACTGGTTCAGAACCTCTCCCTGCTTGGTTACTTTTTCAGTTACTATAGGCTTAATTATGATGCTCATATCCTATCTTATTTGCTTAAATTTTCTTCAATTCCTTCTAAAGAACCTTCCAAAAGCACAACATTATTTGCGTTAAGGATTGCGTAAGTACTTAATTCTGAGCTCATTACAACGCTTGAAGCCTTTAAATTGCGTGACGACAAATATACATTTTTATTAGTATCACCCAACACGAACAAAGATTTTTTGTTCTCTAACCCTAAAGCTTTCAATACGTTAATGAAACTTTTAGTATTCGGAGTATCAAAATTGAAGTCTTCCAAAACGATCAGGCTTGATTCCTGTGCCTTCAATGCGAAAGCCGATTTCCTTGCCAGACGCTTCAGGTTTTTATTCAGTTTGAAAGAGTAACTTCTCGGACGTGGCCCGAAAACAGTTCCCCCACCTTTGAACAATGGCGATTTAACAGAACCAGCACGCGCTGTACCGGTACCTTTTTGCTTCTTGATCTTGCGGGTTGATCCGGTTACTTCTGCACGCTCCTTGGCCTTGTGCGTACCTTGCCTTTGGTTAGCCAGATACTGCTTTACATCAAGGTAAACCGCATGCTTGTTTGGCTCGATACCAAAAACGTCATCAGAAAGCTGTACTTTTCTTCCAGTTTCTTTTCCGCTGATATTTAAAACTTTTACTTCCATTACTTCTGAATGATTACATAAGAGTTGTTGTGACCAGGAATGGCACCTTTAACCAGGATCAGGTTTTTATCGGCCAATACCTTCAACACCCTCAGGTTTTGAACTTTAACATTTTCTCCACCCATTCTTCCCGCCATACGCATTCCTTTGAATACACGTGAAGGATAAGATGAAGCTCCCACAGAACCAGGCGCACGCAAACGGTTGTGCTGACCGTGAGTAGACTGTCCTACCCCGCCAAAACCGTGACGCTTTACAACACCCTGGAAACCTTTACCTTTGCTAACGCCTTGCACGTCCACAAATTCACCTTCTTCAAAAACGGTCACATCAATGATGTCACCCAATTTTTGCTCTGTTGCGAAATCCTGGAATTCAACGACTTTTTTCTTAGCAACAGTTCCAGCTTTCTTAAAGTGACCGATAGCCGCTTTTGTGGAATGTTTTTCAGTTTTGTCATCGAAACCAAGTTGCAACGCTTCATACCCGTCGACCTCTTTGGTTCTGACTTGGGTAACTACACATGGTCCAGCTTCGATTACGGTACACGGAATGTTTTTTCCGTTCTCGTCAAAGATGCTGGTCATGCCGATTTTTCTGCCAATTAACCCAGACATATTAAATATTTATAAATTGTTAAAAAATTGAGAACGGCACATACCGCTCCCTTTCGAGCGTGCAAAAGTAAAACATTTATTTGTTTATGCAAACTATTGATAATCCTTTTTTTAAGTTTTTTTTCAAACAGCAATAAAAAGGCCGAAAGAAGTGTTTTTTACCCCTTTATTACCAATTTTGATTCCGGCTTAAAAAAAATCCGCCGGAAAACTTCCCGGCGGATTATCAGTAATAAGCTACAGATACTTATACTTTGATTTCCACTTCAACACCGCTTGGCAACTCTAATTTCATCAGGGCGTCAATGGTTTTTGAAGACGAAGAGTAAATATCAATTAACCTTTTGTATGACATTACTTCAAACTGCTCCCTCGCTTTTTTGTTTACGTGCGGAGAACGCAGTACGGTAAAAAGTTTTTTGTGCGTTGGCAACGGAATAGGACCTGTAACCACAGCGCCGGTGCTTTTCACCGTTTTTACGATCTTCTCTGACGATTTGTCGACAAGCATATGATCGTACGATTTCAATTTTATTCTGATTTTTTGACTCATTTTCTTAAAGATTAAGCGTTACCTTTTGCTTTTTTGATTACCGCTTCCGAAATGTTCGAAGGCGTTTCAGCGTAGTGAGAAAACTCCATAGTAGAAGTGGCACGTCCTGAAGATAATGTCCTTAATGTAGTT
The nucleotide sequence above comes from Flavobacterium magnum. Encoded proteins:
- the rplE gene encoding 50S ribosomal protein L5, giving the protein MAYIPRLKQEYKDRVVSALKEEFGYKNVMQVPKLEKIVLSKGVGAAVSDKKLIDYAVDELTKITGQKAVSTISKKDVASFKLRKGMPIGAKVTLRGERMYEFLDRLITSALPRVRDFSGIKATGFDGRGNYNLGVLEQIIFPEIDIDKVNKITGMDITFVTTAATDKEAKSLLAELGLPFKKN
- the rplX gene encoding 50S ribosomal protein L24, which codes for MIKLKIKSGDTVKVIAGDHKGTTGTVSRVYPEKNKAIVEGVNMVSKHTKPSAKNPQGGIVKKEAPIHISNLSKVEGTAPAKGAKKESKKANKA
- the rpmD gene encoding 50S ribosomal protein L30 codes for the protein MAKLRVKQVRSKINCPLTQKRGLEALGLRKMGQVVEHESNPAILGMINKVKHLVSVEEVK
- the rplR gene encoding 50S ribosomal protein L18, which encodes MSLTKSDRRQRIKFRIRKIVSGTAAKPRLSVFRSNKEIYAQLIDDVNGVTLLAASSREKGVNKGTNVATAAEVGKLVAEKALKAGIETVTFDRGGYLYHGRIQSLAEGARAAGLKF
- the rpsM gene encoding 30S ribosomal protein S13; translated protein: MARIAGVDIPKNKRGVIALTYIFGIGKSRASEILAKANVSEDIKVQDWNDDQIGAIRDAVSYYKIEGELRSEVSLNIKRLMDIGCYRGIRHRSGLPLRGQRTKNNSRTRKGKRKTVANKKKATK
- the rpmC gene encoding 50S ribosomal protein L29 translates to MKQTEIKDLSVAELQEKLSQTKKTYNDLKMAHAISPIENPLQIRSVRRTVARLATELGKREQQ
- the infA gene encoding translation initiation factor IF-1 yields the protein MAKQAAIEQDGSIIEALSNAMFRVELENGHIVIAHISGKMRMHYIKLLPGDKVKLEMSPYDLSKARITYRY
- the rpsS gene encoding 30S ribosomal protein S19; translation: MARSLKKGPFVHYKLDKKVQENIEKGNKGVVKTWSRASMITPDFVGQTIAVHNGRQFVPVYVTENMVGHKLGEFSPTRSFRGHAGAKNKGKK
- the rpsQ gene encoding 30S ribosomal protein S17; amino-acid sequence: MEDKRNLRKERIGVVTSNKMDKSIVVSQVTKVKHPLYGKFVLKTKKFVAHDEKNDCNIGDTVRIHETRPLSKTKNWRLVEIIERAK
- the rplV gene encoding 50S ribosomal protein L22, producing the protein MGVRKRERAEGIKEANKQIAFAKLNNCPTSPRKMRLVADLVRGQKVERALNILRFSTKEASRKLEKLLLSAINNWEQKNADGNVAEAGLIVKEIRVDGGMMLKRLRPAPQGRAHRIRKRSNHVTIVLGQLDNTQSN
- the rpsH gene encoding 30S ribosomal protein S8, giving the protein MYTDPIADYLTRVRNAVAANHKVVEIPASNLKKEITKILFDQGYILSYKFEDNTVQGSIKIALKYDKDTKEPVIKDIQRISKPGLRKYAGAAKLPRILNGLGISIVSTSKGLMTGKQAKQLNVGGEVICYVY
- the rplN gene encoding 50S ribosomal protein L14; the encoded protein is MVQQESRLKVADNTGAKEVLTIRVLGGTKRRYASVGDKIVVSIKDATPNGNVKKGAVSTAVVVRTKKEVRRADGSYIRFDDNACVLLNAQGEMRGTRVFGPVARELREKQFMKIVSLAPEVL
- the rplO gene encoding 50S ribosomal protein L15 — encoded protein: MNLSNLQPAEGSTHNQNKRVGRGEGSGKGGTAARGHKGAKSRSGYSKKIGFEGGQMPLQRRVPKFGFKNINRVEYQGVNLDTLQSLVDNGIVTDAVDMTVFVGNRLATKNEMVKVLGRGELKAKLKVTAHKFTATAKAAIEAAGGEAVTL
- the secY gene encoding preprotein translocase subunit SecY; amino-acid sequence: MKKFFESLANVWKIDELRNRIVFTLGLLLVYRFGAHVTLPGIDATQLDGLTGQTKNGIGSILDMFTGGAFSKASILALGIMPYISASIVVQLMGIAIPYLQKLQKDGESGRKKLNQITRWLTIAITLVQGPGYIYNLRQTLPATAFNPEFFSFYFLFISVAILVTGTIFAMWLGEKITDKGIGNGISLLIMVGILARMPQAFAQEFTSTITNNNGGPMLLVIEIIVWLLVIISCVLLVMAVRKIPVQYARRTVSGEFEQDANGANRQFIPLKLNASGVMPIIFAQAIMFIPAALAKLSQSDLSQSIAAEFSNVFGFWYCLVFALLIIIFTYFYTAITVPTNKMADDLKRSSGFIPGIRPGVETSDYLDKIMSLITFPGSLFLALIAVFPAVVHNAGVQQQWAMFFGGTSLIIMVGVAIDTIQQINSYILNRHYDSLMKSGKNRKAVA
- the rpsN gene encoding 30S ribosomal protein S14, whose amino-acid sequence is MAKESMKAREVKREKTVAKYAEKRKALLEAGDYEGLQKLPKNASPVRLHNRCKLTGRPRGYMRQFGISRVTFREMANMGLIPGVKKASW
- the rplP gene encoding 50S ribosomal protein L16, translating into MLQPKRTKYRKVQKGRMKGNANRGHELSNGMFGIKSVHEDGMFLTSRQIEAARIAATRYMKREGQLWIKIFPDKPITKKPLEVRMGKGKGAVEYWAAVVKPGRIMFEVGGVPLSVAKEALRLAAQKLPVKTKFVVARDFEA
- the rpsC gene encoding 30S ribosomal protein S3, with protein sequence MGQKTNPIGNRLGIIRGWDSNWFGGNDYGDKIAEDYKIRKYIHARLSKASVSKVIIERTLKLVTVTITTARPGIIIGKGGQEVDKLKEELKKVTDKEVQINIFEIKRPELDAFLVASSIARQIESRISYRRAIKMAIAASMRMNAEGIKVLISGRLNGAEMARSEGFKEGRIPLSTFRADIDYALAEAHTTYGRMGIKVWIMKGEVYGKRDLSPLVGMDKQKSGTGGDKRNDGPRGDRKPFNKDRKPGGGGDRKRK
- the rplF gene encoding 50S ribosomal protein L6; amino-acid sequence: MSRIGKNPVTIPAGVTVEVKDGMVTVKGKKGQLTQDFADVEIKMEGDQVLVERSSDSKDQRSKHGLYRALINNMVVGVSEGFTKELELVGVGYRASNQGQKLDLALGFSHNIVIDIAPEVAVETVSEKGKNPIIKLTSHDKQLLGAVAAKIRGFRRPEPYKGKGVKFVGEVLRRKAGKSA
- the rpsE gene encoding 30S ribosomal protein S5; this encodes MKNRNIESVKPSGLELKDRLVSVNRVTKVTKGGRAFGFSAIVVVGDENGVVGHGLGKSKDVSEAIAKAVEDAKKNLVKIPLSGQSVPHEQKGKFGGARVFLMPASHGTGVIAGGAVRSVLESVGIHDVLSKSQGSSNPHNVVKATFDALLQMRSAHTVAKQRGVSLEKVFKG
- the ykgO gene encoding type B 50S ribosomal protein L36; this encodes MKVRASVKKRSAECVIVRRKGRLYVINKKNPRFKQRQG